The window TTCCCTTAGAAAACTACCTTCTCAATCTATGCTCCAACCATTCCTGCTCCTCTACGTGGCATTAATCATATGGGAAACCAACTCTTCAGTAAAATCCTCCATTGGTCTTCCATCTTGATGGCTCTCCTTTCCACTGTATTGAGTAGTCCATCATTGTTAAAAGATGACTACATATCCCAGAGTGCCTTGGGAATGTGATCTTAGAGATATGTGACCAAAGACCAGATGGGCGTCCCATACATCATGACCAGTACTTCAGTTGatttcctataactcctcttgcAGTGATGTAGCCGTGATGAGCATTGTATATTGTGGTACGGATATTAGACTATTTAAATGACTTTGTTCTTACGATGGGACGAACAGGAGTGCAGCATAAAAATATAGAACATTCCTATTTTACACTCCATGAACTCGGATAAAAAGAATTGCAAGAATCCAGGACAATTCTGGAGTGGAGGTTCTTAAAGGAACTGTCTCAGAGTCCTTCACTTTCTTTCTAACCCCATTAAGAGGAGATGTTTGAATTCGGTTTTCTCTGAATGGTTTCAATTTCAATTCCAGTGGGAATTTAAAAGTTAGACCAACGTAGGACCAAAGTGAGCTAATGATTGTGATAcgaaagggtcagtcccatgtaggtcCAAAGGGAGCTAACGACAATGATgcatttaatgggttaaatggtcAGCCCTAGGTACTGTAGGACCGAGGTGCCCCAACAGTGATGTGTATAAAGAGTCAGTCCCATTTAGGACCAAGTGACCTAATGACTGTAACATGTCTCATGGGTTAAATGTGTATGATTAGTGGGTTAAGcaatcgatacctttaaataatTTCGGAAAGGTCTCTGGCAAATGTATGTAAGTTGAGATTTTGGAGTTTGTTTTAGTTCTTTTATCTACCTGCCTTGTGTGTATTGTAACTGCATGTGAGGAATCCTTCGGTTAGACTGTCTGGTCTTCTGACAGAGAGGGTGTGAGCGTAAATCTGATTGCATTATCATGGATGTGGTGGGAAAGGATTCACAATAACCATCCATCAATCACTaagatttaacccattaaacatgtccctggcATTAATGTGCTTTAGTCATTTTCAGGATGACTCCTTAAGTAAAACTGACCTTGCATCCAAGGGACACAGACTTCGTAACCAGTTTGTTGGACATGCACGACCAAGTGAAGGAATAGCTGAGAGGTGTGCACAGGGAACTCAAGCAGGGAAGAATTCACTTCCACTATAAAGACcagtattatttttttaagttacAAAAGACGCACATTTGCACTATAATGTATGTATCTGCTTTTTGCCATAATAATAATCGCTTGCATTTCTCTGATGAAGGGCACCAGCAAAAAGGTACATTTCATATATACTTTTGATATTGTTTGTTGAGAAAGGGAAACAGATCCCATCTGTCATTGTGTGCAGTAGGAGGAACACACTTAGTGTACCACAGAACCTCTCTGTCACACTATCACCTTGTTGTGGGGTATCTGACTTAGTGAGCCATAAGTCTTTTCCATACCTTCTATTACCCTACAATGGAACGGACAGACCCTGTAGGACACAGGCCCCctttgtctctgtcactgtgtcggCTTGCAATGGGAAGGACACAGTAAATCAGAAGTCCCTTCTGTCGAACAGGGAACAGCTGTGCACTGTGAAACCAGTTACATGACACTGCCATAAACCCGTGTGTCCCTTTCAACTGCAAtaatcactgtcactgtcacactgccaGATTGTATCACTTTGTCCCATTGTTCAATAGAGTGTAACATCATAAAGAAAAAGGATCCTTATGTTCTGTATATTGTGACATGCCATTCAATGCACATGTAAAGTGTCTCTAAAGCAAAATGATTTGTCATGCATCTGCCACTTTCGATCCTTAGTGCGCTGTAAAAACAGAGCTTCCAATGCACAGAGCGTGTCACAGGTATGACCACGACCCACACACCTCCTTCTCCACTGCTCCCTCACCACAACAGGCCTGGTGAAATCCCAACAGCACTAGTGACCCGCTATTTGCCTGCTTTCTCAGGAGAGGGCGCCACTATGTACAGCTGGTGTGCAGTGGTCGAAGTGTGATGGTACTACAGGGTAcaaagtaccactactttttattcaCAACCCCACATTACCActactttattttatatacaaccccagagtaccactgcttttttatTTAAAGCCCCAGAATACCACTACCTTTTTGTATTTACATGCTTCCTTTTTAAACCCCATGCCAGGATGGCCTTTCTCAAGAACAAAAATGAGGTCAGAAGAGCATTGCCTCTGTGTTCAGCGGGTTTACAATTTCTTGCAATCTGTCACAGCACCAGTGCTTTTTTTTGTAATCCCTTCAGCCCACTGTTTCTAAGTATAGATGCACAGAAGTGGTGTGGCGCAGTGGCGAAACGACCATATGTGCGGCCTGATTGGCTGCACTAGGGCCCACCACCTTGAGGGCCCATTCTCCAAGCGCTGGAATGCTGTTTCGGAACCTAGTTTAGTAGACGGATCACAGTTCCGCCATTTCTAAAGACCACCCTCTCTGCACGCACCCTACCTGGGTCCTACCGGTGGTCCCTTACCAGGTGGCGGACGGACCCCAACCAAGGGGTCCTAACACAGAAGTTAAGCCCCAAcggaagtcgggcccaacttccacaATCACTGACGGGGCGGGCTCCCtccatagagagagagggggggctttAAAAAACAAACTTGCACCGGTGCCTAATTCCGAACCCGATGGGGTAACATATATTTGTTAATGGTGCAATCACATAATTGTATACTGAAAAATCATGTTATAGTGGTTTAACCCATTCTCTGCCAGTGGGCCTGCAATGCTTTGTGCACTCTTGAAAATGAACAGATGCCACTATATAACGATACTGAGTATCTACATAATCTCCCAACACAGTGAAAATAGTCTTCACTGTTTTAAAGATGGTGAGTATctctatatacactgagaaagaACGTGCAGCGCTGTATAATTATGCTgaatatctctatacactgataatgaacatgctgtaCTGTaaaatgatgctgagtatctcttaCACTTATGCACTTAAAGCCCCGATATTGAACATGATGTGCTGTATAATGCCGATGGGTATCTCTATACACCTTTACAGCAACAAAATGGACATACACTATCTCTGTTCATAGTTATTAATCGTGAAAATAGTTTTAATTCATTTTATAGGACTTAAGGGACATTTTGGGACAAAATGACATTTGCATTAACTCTAGGATTGTCAATATTTTAGAAACGTGTACAATCATTTTTATGAATGTATATACATGTTTTTTGTATATGAAATGCAATATATATTTCTTGATATTTTTCTTTacactttgtggatagaaatgcCTAAACGTTCAAATAAATGCTTATTTTTTAATCGAGAAATATTAATCTCTTCATCTGTCCGTTCTAACACTGTCTACTTTAATCAGCTGTTCTTAACAGTTCCACTGCTAGACAGACTAGTAACACATTTCTGAGTGTATCTTGCGTATCACAATTTATGCTGGAGGACTGTGAGATGGGCCAGCATTAGGGCAAGAGGAGCAAGGCCTTCAGGAGGGGCCCCACGCTCCTTCCTCTTGGGACTGGGATCCAACTTCTGCCCAACTGGAGGAGCATGTGGCCCCCGGACCAGCAGGACGCCTCtcaccccaaggtaagtgtgtacTCCTCACCCAAAAGTGTGTATatgtttggggtttttttttttggaaagggGCCGTACCTTCTCCAGagtggccctcctcctgcagcgtcatgttgccatgacaacgcaatgtCACATGTCGCTGTGACACTGCAGAAGGAGGGCCACTCTTCAAGGTAAGTACCTACACCACTTTCACCGGACGTCAACGTGCCGCCTTGGGACCCGCACATCCCAATACTGGCCATAGGATGTGCGGCCCCAGTGCCACTAGATAATATGATCTAGCATGGAGTGCTCTTTAAAATATTTTGTCTCTATTGCGGTGATATGATGGGTCATTTGAACTTGCCTTTTTAAAGAAACTGAATTTAGCCAAGTACTTTGCATCAATATATGTAACTGTTATTATGGAGCTGTTCTATGTAGCATAGGAtaagttataggaagcggttatacgAAGCAATATAAGGCGTTATAGGAAACACATTtgtagcaataggaggagttgtaggaagtggttatatgggtttatagggagcagttatatacaGTAATAAGCAGAGTTAGAGAAGAGTTATAAGCAGCGGTTATATAAAGCAATAATTAGAAAAGAGTCGAGGGTAAAAATATGGACTGCTTACATGTAGTTGATTAACAAACCAATTGAGAAATTGGTTTTATTACCATCAATATTTTATTTGCATGGTGTATATTGCATTTACAAAAATGACATTGTCATGAAATTTGAATCATATCTTTGTGCAAAATGATATCATTTGCATTGATTAGAGACATATTATGAGCTATTGAGACCCCTGTCCTGAGCCTGCCCCGAAGCAGAAACTGAACGCAATAATTGGGTGCAAAAGGAAAATACAGCAAAGACCATGGTTACCCTGCAATCACTCATCAATTCTCTTTAAAAGTGAGAAATTTGAAGAGGGATGCCCATTTACGATAAGGCGAGGTCAGGCACTGGTTTGAATGAGAGGTCATAATTGACCAGGTAGCCATCGTTGTACATGTAAAGTTTGTGATCGTTAGGGTTGTAGGACATACTTTGCACATTTTCCATCATCTTGTCCAGAGGGATGTTTAGCCGTCCTTCCTTGCTTGTCTTTGTGTCATACATGTAGAAGATTTCCTCGCTCCGTGTATTGAGAGCCCTAGTGGCATACATGACTCCACATACCATGAAGGCATTGGTCACCCCAAGCTTGTACTGGGAGGTGGACCAGGTCTTCTCCACTGTCATGGAGGTGGAGTTGAGTCTGCTGATGATGATGTTCCCAGCGTTCTCCTCTGTGGAGTAAATGACCCAAAGACCATATTCATCACTGGCCAGGTCAATGTCCTGCCAGACTGAGGATGCATAGGAGAATCGGTTGTTGTATGCGGCATTTGTTAGCGTCTTGCGTTCCACCACATTGGTGTCCACGTTGAATTTGCATAAGTCCCTGGAGTTGTAGCAATTGTAGTACATGGAGTTATTGAACATAATTATACCACCACCTTGCCCACAGCTGGAATAATCATAGGTGCTTCCGTAGAGGAGTTTGGGAAGGGATTTGTCTGTGGGTCTCTTGTACAACAAAAGGTCATCGTATGTGGGGTTTAAGCGCAGGACGTTCATCATCCGTCCGTCTGTGCTAAGAGGGGCTACCCAATGCACATTCTGATTGGCGCCCAAAAATGAGTCCTTTCCCCATCCACCAAATTTGTAGGTGAAGCCCAAATAGTTCAGCTGTACCACAAAGGGTTTGCTGATGTTCACAATTCCTCCATGTGTACAAGTACCTGCAGAAAACAAGGTTATCATAACAGGAAAGTTAAATTCAGAATGAGTATAAGAATCTAAAAGCTCCTAACGACTAGACCTggggtctgcaacctctcaaggaagagagccgcaacacaagcatgaatattacaccccctcaaacacatacatatactgtacacacactaataggtatatattgtataagcattaacacaCGACAAAGTATgtggggggaataaaatgcatgtcACAATAAGTCCCTACATttagtttttttcattgtttttctgtgcaaaactgtaatttacaaataaacaatacacacatacat is drawn from Ascaphus truei isolate aAscTru1 chromosome 7, aAscTru1.hap1, whole genome shotgun sequence and contains these coding sequences:
- the LOC142498657 gene encoding olfactomedin-4-like: MLGLLLLITLGVYQSNAVSLVQNSTGSLNEEGVCQCSVILPDSAFPVHRMEYLEIANYNLSKSVQQEISKIHSYQVSLTGHLEKLRNLTRRVELIEMGGVSYTQLDFELLKLEIREMESLVVQLRSSMEGSNALVETLFVEIHNISIMVNQLESFDKNNVLAVRREIVSIRKRLEECEKNQVNPVPPPVNYGTCTHGGIVNISKPFVVQLNYLGFTYKFGGWGKDSFLGANQNVHWVAPLSTDGRMMNVLRLNPTYDDLLLYKRPTDKSLPKLLYGSTYDYSSCGQGGGIIMFNNSMYYNCYNSRDLCKFNVDTNVVERKTLTNAAYNNRFSYASSVWQDIDLASDEYGLWVIYSTEENAGNIIISRLNSTSMTVEKTWSTSQYKLGVTNAFMVCGVMYATRALNTRSEEIFYMYDTKTSKEGRLNIPLDKMMENVQSMSYNPNDHKLYMYNDGYLVNYDLSFKPVPDLALS